The following are from one region of the Arachis duranensis cultivar V14167 chromosome 10, aradu.V14167.gnm2.J7QH, whole genome shotgun sequence genome:
- the LOC110276156 gene encoding uncharacterized protein LOC110276156 isoform X2 yields the protein MKQYKFAKFYDVALVQMQDVASAINALQFYANVQPTIRGRNVYVQFSSYQELTSMDQNQGRGDEVGIRVFMFELKVITESSWCQLIIDPCNDSYMVVYILINRLMNKLSVLGYMVTLVLVLSVLKYAS from the exons GCTCTTGTCCAAATGCAAGATGTTGCTTCAGCCATTAATGCTTTacaattttatgcaaatgttCAGCCAACCATAAG GGGGAGGAATGTTTATGTCCAGTTTTCCTCGTATCAAGAACTAACATCAATGGATCAAAATCAAGGGCGTGGAGATGAGGTTGGCATTAGAGTTTTCATGTTTGAGTTAAAAGTTATTACTGAAAGTTCATGGTGTCAATTGATAATTGATCCATGTAACGACTCATATATGGTagtatatattttgataaatagaCTTATGAATAAGTTATCTGTGCTTGGATACATGGTTACATTAGTGCTTGTTTTGAGTGTTTTAAAATATGCTTCTTAA